The DNA region AATAGCTAAACCAACAAATGCCTTATTTGAAACAGCATCAAAGAAACCCATTTTGCCTAAATTGGAAACGTCTTTACTCGAAGATTTATATGATGAAATAGAACTGTTGGGGTTTCCAGTGACGGAGCCTTTCTTTTCACTTACCAAAAGTGATTACCGCGGGAATTGCACTTCAAAAGAGCTGTAATCCAAAGAAGGACACACTGTGCGCATGGTGTTGGAATTTATCTGCGACAAAACAGTGCGCACCAAAAATGGAGAATACATGAAGTTTGGCACTTTTCTAGATATCCATGGGGATTTTGTGGATACTGTGCATTTTCCACCCTCACTGGTTAAATATCCTTTACTAGGGAATGGAATCTATCTGGTGGAAGGGAAAGTGGTATTGGATTTTGGCTGTCCGGCTGTCGAGGTGATACGTTGTGGGAAAATGCCATTCAAACCAGATCCGAGGAGCGGTTGAACTATTAATGATTCAATCTATTATTTTAAAAAGTAGCAGACTATAGTGTTACATCTTTATTAAGCCATTCCGCACCATACATAAATGCAATTAAATTGCCTATTAATATTAATAGTGATTATCTTAGATGTTCTTGTATAAAATAACAAAATATCAAAAAGAGCTCAATACTTTGGCAACTACACTGATTTCATTTCAAAAAAAGGTATTTTTTGGTATATGACTTACTAATATTTTTACATAGTCTCAATTATTATATTTTTATCTATTTAAAAAATCATCCGAGAACCTCCTATATTTTTAAGTTATTTGATAGTTATTGTTCAATATACTTTTGATACTGATTTATTTTTAAATCTTTAGCCCTCAGGTCATGCATCATACTATAAAGACCGAAAAAAGTTCGGTTCATATAAATAAAATGTTTGGATCCACGATTAGCATTCATCCCTTTCATGTCACTCATTTTGACATATCGTTGTCCAAGATCTGCAATTTCCTGAAAAAAAGATTCATTTGAAAAGTCAAAAATCTCCGTATTGAACGGTCTTGTAAACAACTCTAAAAGTTCATAAAAAAGTTGTGTAAAAAATTCTATTTCTCGTGGAGAATCGTCTTTTCTAAGGATTTCTAATTCATAAAGTTTTTCAGAAAACAGAATAGGATCGTTGGTTATTTCTTTTTTGGAAAGTTCAAAATAAGGAATGTAAAACGCATCTGGAATTTCTTTGATACATCCAAAATCTATCACCATCAAATCTTTTTCAGCAGAAATAAGAAAATTTCCGGGATGCGGATCTGCATGTACTTGTCTTAAAACATGTATTTGATACATATAAAAATCCCAAAGTGTCTGACCTATTTTGTTAAGATCTTCCTGAGTGTTTACTAGCTTGGTAAATTCTGAAAAATGCTTGCCCTCCATCCAGTCCATCGTGATTATTTTTTCACAAGAGAGCTCTGGATAGTATGCTGGAAATTTCAAATTGGGAATATGACCACACCGAACAGAGATGTCCTGGCTTCTTCTCAATTCAAGATTATAGTCTGTTTCCTCAAAAAGTTTGTTTTCGACTTCCTGAAAGTAGTCTTCTGAACCTTCTTTTTTAATGTTAAACATTTTCATCGCGATAGGTTTCACTAGCTTCAAATCACTAGAGATGCTCTCTCTCACGCCTGGATACTGAATTTTTACCGCCAATTTTTTACCATCCTTTACTGCACGATGTACCTGACCGATGCTAGCCGCATTTACAGATTCAGGAGTAAAGTAATCGAAAATATTTTCTGGATTTTTACCAAAATATTTTCTAAATGTTTTATTTACCAATGCACTGGAAAGAGGTGGTACAGAGAACTGAGAAAGAGAAAAACGATCCACATACGCCTGAGGAAGAATGTTTTTTTCCATACTCAACATCTGGGCAACTTTAAGGGCTGAACCTTTCAATTCTTTCAAAGAATCATAGATATCTGTTGCATTGTCTTCATTGAGGATTTTTCTAGCCTGCTCCTCATCTTTGATTATTTTATTTCCATAATATTTGAGGTAATTCACCCCAACTTTTGCACCAGCTTTCAAAATGCTTCCAGTACGCTCCAATTTTCCTGTGGGTATTTTATCTAGCGTCTTCATTTAATTTTTTTTAAATGTTTCCTTAAAAAGAAACTTGCCAAGATCCATCACTTTTCTCAATGGTTCGTTATCTATAAGATCGAAGCCCGTATCGATGGTTTTTTCTAAATAGAGGTCTGTTTTTTCAAATGATGGCGAAGTGTCTTTTTTCCAAAATTCCACTGCGGACACAAGATGCGCCCATAACAACTGCTCCTTAGCTTTTTCACTGATATTTTTGATATTATCTTTCGCTTTGGATATAATTTCCCACTCATTAAAATTGAGTGTTTTCACAAAACGCTGGTGCGCTTCTCGTAGTTCGCTGCTTACTTTAGTAAAATATATTTTATTATGCCCCAAAACCTTCAGTACTAGTGATCTGTTCATCGTCAGGTTTTCGAAAAAGATGAAATAAGTATTCAGCATTTTTTCTTTAGAGGATGCATTTTCAAAACCATCCGCGGTTGAACTTAATTCTACCGACTGTAGAAATAAACTAGAAAGTATTTTTTTGTCTATTTGCTCAAAACTTGAAAAATGGACATAAAAATCCTTTTCCTCAAAACCATTTTCTTTTGCAAAAAGATACACATTGTCTGGCTTTTTGCCATGATGGAGTATGTAGTCTCCATATAGTTCAAGTA from Rhizosphaericola mali includes:
- a CDS encoding TetR/AcrR family transcriptional regulator, with protein sequence MENETIITEEKILELYGDYILHHGKKPDNVYLFAKENGFEEKDFYVHFSSFEQIDKKILSSLFLQSVELSSTADGFENASSKEKMLNTYFIFFENLTMNRSLVLKVLGHNKIYFTKVSSELREAHQRFVKTLNFNEWEIISKAKDNIKNISEKAKEQLLWAHLVSAVEFWKKDTSPSFEKTDLYLEKTIDTGFDLIDNEPLRKVMDLGKFLFKETFKKN
- a CDS encoding ABC1 kinase family protein, with the protein product MKTLDKIPTGKLERTGSILKAGAKVGVNYLKYYGNKIIKDEEQARKILNEDNATDIYDSLKELKGSALKVAQMLSMEKNILPQAYVDRFSLSQFSVPPLSSALVNKTFRKYFGKNPENIFDYFTPESVNAASIGQVHRAVKDGKKLAVKIQYPGVRESISSDLKLVKPIAMKMFNIKKEGSEDYFQEVENKLFEETDYNLELRRSQDISVRCGHIPNLKFPAYYPELSCEKIITMDWMEGKHFSEFTKLVNTQEDLNKIGQTLWDFYMYQIHVLRQVHADPHPGNFLISAEKDLMVIDFGCIKEIPDAFYIPYFELSKKEITNDPILFSEKLYELEILRKDDSPREIEFFTQLFYELLELFTRPFNTEIFDFSNESFFQEIADLGQRYVKMSDMKGMNANRGSKHFIYMNRTFFGLYSMMHDLRAKDLKINQYQKYIEQ